The window CCGGTTACAAAATTGAAGCTTCGAGCATTGGCTTCAAAAAGCTGATTACCACTGTAACTGATATTGCTAAAAGTTACGACCTGACTTTACAACCCAGCGAAACCACACTGGAAACGGTTACCGTTAAAAACCGGCCATCGTTAACAGCCCGGGGCGACACCTTAAATTACCGCACTTCTGATTTTGCCGACAAGCAAGACAGAAGCATTGGCGATGTGCTTAAAAAAATGCCTGGTGTAGAGGTTGCCGAGGATGGCAAGATCAGCTACAATGGAAAATCGATTTCGAACCTTTATGTAGATGGTGATAATTTGCTAGACGATAAATACAATATTGGCACAAAAAGCATCCCTCATGGTGCGGTTGATAAGGTACAGGTAATCCAAAACGACCAGCCCATTAAAATGATGCGGAAAAATAACATGAGCGATGATGTTGCGCTAAACCTGGTAATAAAAGATGAGGCAAAGCTTAAAGTAATGGGCGATGCAACTGTTGGAGCAGGTATGCCCAACCGCTTTGACGAAAACCTTACCGCCATGCTGTTTAATAAAAAACTGAAGTTTATTAACAACATTAAGGGCAACAACATTGGCAGCGATCCAGGTGGCGACCTTACCGCGCACAATTTCTCTGATTACTTAAAAAAACTGGATAACGATAAACCCAGTGGACTCCTTTCAACAGGTGCTGCCGGGTGCCTTCGTTACCGCAAAGCCGATACCTTTTCAACAAAGCAGGACTGATTAACCTGAACAATTTATACAAGTTTAACCCCGATCTGCAGTTGAGGGCTAATATTTCATATTTATATGATCAGCGACGTCAGCAATACAATAAATTTTCGGAAACTTATTTACCCAATCAAACCATTCGCTATGCCGAAACGCAGAGCAATGCCATTAATCCGCAAAAGCTGAGGGCGCAGTTTAACTTAAACGGAAATGCTGAGCAGTACTACCTGAACAACAATCTGGTTGTGGAATATACACCTTTTAAAACCACATCGGGTTTTGTAATTAACAATGTAGCGGCCAACCAGGTACTTAAACAAGAAACCTTCGATTTGTCGAACGAATTTAATTACCGTAAAAAATTAAAATCAGACGATGTAATTAACCTCTACTCCTACTTAAACCGGACTACACAACCAGAAACACTAAATATTACACCCGGGCTTAATGCCGATATCTTAAACAATGGTAACAGTTATCTTGGTTTAACACAATACATTAAATTACCAACCTGGTACACCAACAATTATGCGTCTTTCGCTTTTGTAAAAAACAACTTCGTACAAACCTATAAGGCTGGTTTTAATGTACAAAAACAACAATTGAATTCGGAGCTATACCGTACACAAAACAATCAGCAAACGGAACCAGTAACAGGCAGTACAGTAAACGATCTCGACTGGTTAAAAACCAAACTCTATACAGAGGCAACCTATGAGTATACCAACGATAAGCTAAAAGCAGGCATAAGCTTGCCGTTAAGCTACAATCAGATCAATTATAGCGATGCCCTAAATCAATTGGATAACAAGCTGAACAAGTTATTTATAAACCCGGCACTTAACGTAAAATACCAAACCAGTACAGAAAACTATGTAACAGCAAATTATAGTTTCAGAAACGACCTTGGGGGAATTGATGATGTTTACCGCGGCACTATTTTAAAAAACTACCGCTCGCTATTTTCGAACGATGCACCTATTGCTGAATCCAAAACACATAATGTTGGGGCTGGTTTTAATTTTAGAAAGGCCATGCAAATGCTATTTGCGAATTTAACGGCTACTTACAGCGACACCGAATTGAGTACCATTTCTGCTTATAACTTAAGTAACAACATCCAACAGAAAATTGTATTGCCATTGAATAACCATATCCGCAGCCTCTCGCTAGCCGCAAATGCAAGCAAATATCTGTTTAGCTTAAAAAGCACGGTGAATGCCGGAGTAAGTTTTGCACAAAGCCGGTACAGTCAACTACAAAACAATGCATTATTGCCATTTAACACGCAAACGATAAGCTATAAAGCCGGCATTGAAGCTAAGCTTACAAACTTCATCAATTGGTCATATAACGCTAATTTTGCCATTACCGACAATAAAGCCATGATTGCTGATGGAATAGAAACGAACTTTAAGCAATTAAGGCAGCAGTCATCTTTAGCCATCACTACGGTTAGAAATGTGTATTTAAATTTATCGGCAGAACACCTTTTCACCCGGCAATCTTCACAGCCAGATTTGAAGTATCTTTTTGCTGATGCCAATATGCGGTACAAATGGTTAAAAATGAAAACAGATATTGAATTTGGGATAACCAACTTAACCAACATTAAAAGCTTTGATGCCATTTATCTTTCGGCTAACTCCCTTACCACCGGTACTTATTACATCCCCGGTAGGGTGGCCATGCTGAAGGCTACGTTTAATTTCTAAGTATTTTGGTCAGTGGGAAGTGATACACCATATCATTTCCCCGCTGATTTAAGGTGGCACACTAGGAGCAAATTGACAAGCATGAGGTTAAATCAAAATCTTTTCAAATCAGCGAAATCCGTGTGATCGGCGGAGAAAAAAGAATGATATTAAGGCTTGGTATTGATCTGAATAAACTGTCTATTTTTATCCATTTTTAGATCCATAATCATGTTGGGATTCAATTTATCGAGCTCTGCTTTGCTTATCTTTTTTCCATTTAAATAATAACCTGTGCTGGTAACCGACGATTCTTTTACTTCTGATTTATCGTTTACTGTTTCATCGGCATGTTTTGTATTGATGGTAGACTTCATAATAAAAACAGCGGTTACTTTTTTTCCTTTGGCATCAGGAACATTTCCTAATCCCATATTCGCCTGATCAGCCAGCATAATCTGCTCAATTTTTTCGTTAGTTGGAACAGAATCGGTAAAGGTGAAATGTTTAACAAAGGTTCTTTTGCTAAGATCGCCATCCGTTTTAAAATCGAACTTAACATTACCAACCATTTTTTTAACCACTTCTCTTATCTGGTGCGGTACCGAATCGCCCTCTTTGCCAGTCTGCTTAAAAACAAATGTCAGCTTGATTGCTGTGTCTATTTTTTTCACCAAAGGTGAGACTATCTTTTTCTTTTTTCTGGTTATTATACTGGTTTTGGCTTGCACAATAGATTCAGCTTCCTTATGTGGGATTACATTAACCACCATTTTAGTTAAGGGAGCTAAACTTTTCCGAACGGCTTTCTTATCAATAGTAAAAGCCAGCGTAACGCACAACAAAACCGGCAATACCAGCATATAGCGGGTTAAGTTCACTTTCGATGAACGTTTGGCATTCATCATTTTAATCCGTTTTTTCAGATCAGAAAGGTTGAAATTGTTAACAATAGCCACCGAAGGTTGTAAAGCACCTACATCCAGCAAACTGTATTGGTATGCCTTTTTATCGATTCCCTTTCTTAAAATGCGGGCATCGGTAATAAACTCAATATTTTCGCGCACGGCTTTTTTCATCAGCCAAACACCTGGATTAAACCAATAAAAAACCACGCAAATTTCGGCCAGAATAATATCTAATGTATGCCACTGCTCCACATGTACTTTCTCGTGTGCCAGGATATTGGGTAGATCTTCCTGCTTGTGCAGACCCGGATTAATGTAAATGGTTTGCCAGAAACTGAAAGGGCTTACCTCTTCAGTTAATATCCTTACCGGATACTGACTCAGCTTATCGGGCGAAGAATTTTGATGCATGCGATACAGGGAGATGAACTGCACCAGTAAACGCAGTGCCATTAAAACCACGCCTGCATAAAAAAGTATGGAAAGTATTTGCCAGATAAACGGTACAGCATTTTGTTTTACCAGCTGACTTACCTGTTGGTTCAACTCCGGAACAAATGCAGGTACCGACTTACGGCCGGCCAAAAAATCGGTAAGGTTGATAAAAGGATACGCAGAAGAAAAAATAATACCGAACACCAGAAAAGCCCTGTTGAGCGAGTAAAAGGTAAGCCTGCGCAATACCAGGTAATAGGTGGCCGAAAACAAAATCAGCACCAGGTTAATTTTTAATAAAAGGAGAAAGAAATGTGGCATAGCCTTTACTTTTCAGGGTTC is drawn from Pedobacter sp. HDW13 and contains these coding sequences:
- a CDS encoding carboxypeptidase-like regulatory domain-containing protein, which translates into the protein MRKLGLTCWLLLAAFSVFAQKPLKGMVKDASGKAVESVNVTLKDAEGNTINFTRTNKNGTFSIELKNDQIAGYKIEASSIGFKKLITTVTDIAKSYDLTLQPSETTLETVTVKNRPSLTARGDTLNYRTSDFADKQDRSIGDVLKKMPGVEVAEDGKISYNGKSISNLYVDGDNLLDDKYNIGTKSIPHGAVDKVQVIQNDQPIKMMRKNNMSDDVALNLVIKDEAKLKVMGDATVGAGMPNRFDENLTAMLFNKKLKFINNIKGNNIGSDPGGDLTAHNFSDYLKKLDNDKPSGLLSTGAAGCLRYRKADTFSTKQD
- a CDS encoding M56 family metallopeptidase encodes the protein MPHFFLLLLKINLVLILFSATYYLVLRRLTFYSLNRAFLVFGIIFSSAYPFINLTDFLAGRKSVPAFVPELNQQVSQLVKQNAVPFIWQILSILFYAGVVLMALRLLVQFISLYRMHQNSSPDKLSQYPVRILTEEVSPFSFWQTIYINPGLHKQEDLPNILAHEKVHVEQWHTLDIILAEICVVFYWFNPGVWLMKKAVRENIEFITDARILRKGIDKKAYQYSLLDVGALQPSVAIVNNFNLSDLKKRIKMMNAKRSSKVNLTRYMLVLPVLLCVTLAFTIDKKAVRKSLAPLTKMVVNVIPHKEAESIVQAKTSIITRKKKKIVSPLVKKIDTAIKLTFVFKQTGKEGDSVPHQIREVVKKMVGNVKFDFKTDGDLSKRTFVKHFTFTDSVPTNEKIEQIMLADQANMGLGNVPDAKGKKVTAVFIMKSTINTKHADETVNDKSEVKESSVTSTGYYLNGKKISKAELDKLNPNMIMDLKMDKNRQFIQINTKP